One Myripristis murdjan chromosome 18, fMyrMur1.1, whole genome shotgun sequence DNA window includes the following coding sequences:
- the LOC115376658 gene encoding phosphatidylcholine:ceramide cholinephosphotransferase 2-like: MATADLIGDSDDCPAHVEVTVTTASTPSTPPPHLPRVANGSPAHLSPPSPSSPAAAGDCRDGGERDEREKGDVNLLKQCRLIRSLHSGLKRHRDYVKITVPEERANRLPKEWWKTGVAFLYAVFNLFFTTVIITFVHERVPDKSVSPPLPDKFFDYVERVPWAFTVTEVNGLILVGLWLIQWLFLKHKSIVGRRCFFLIGTLYMYRCVTMYITTLPVPGKHMVCAPKLYNDSTGKIWRILRLISGGGLSITGSHLMCGDFLFSGHTVMLTLSYLFIKEYSPRWMRWYHWLCWLLSASGIICILIGHEHYSIDVVIGYFATTRIFWWYHTMANTHALRRAPNNFLSRTWWNPVFNFLEKNVQSSVPVAFSWPVALPTSCTRRYRMVEGGRDE; encoded by the exons atgGCTACTGCAGATCTGATCGGAGACAGCGACGACTGTCCCGCCCATGTGGAGGTTACCGTGACAACAGCGTCGACCCCGTCCACCCCGCCGCCTCATCTCCCACGGGTCGCCAACGGCAGCCCGGCCCACCTCTCCCCACCCTCGCCGTCCTCGCCAGCTGCGGCGGGCGACTGCCGTGACGGCGGCGAGCGCGACGAGCGGGAAAAAGGTGACGTGAACCTGCTGAAGCAGTGCCGCCTGATCCGCTCGCTGCACAGCGGCCTCAAGCGCCACCGCGACTACGTGAAGATCACGGTGCCGGAGGAGCGCGCCAACCGGCTGCCCAAGGAGTGGTGGAAGACGGGCGTGGCCTTCCTCTACGCCGTCTTCAACCTGTTCTTCACCACCGTCATCATCACCTTCGTCCACGAGCGGGTCCCGGACAAGTCGGTGAGCCCGCCGCTGCCCGACAAGTTCTTCGACTACGTGGAGCGAGTGCCCTGGGCCTTCACCGTCACCGAGGTCAACGGCCTCATCCTGGTGGGGCTCTGGCTCATCCAGTGGCTCTTCCTCAAACACAA gtccaTCGTGGGTCGTCGGTGTTTCTTCCTGATCGGGACGCTCTACATGTATCGCTGTGTCACCATGTACATCACCACCCTGCCGGTGCCTGGAAAACACATGGTCTGCGCCCccaag ctgTATAACGACTCCACGGGCAAAATCTGGAGGATTCTGCGGCTGATCTCAGGAGGAG GCCTGTCCATCACCGGCTCCCACCTGATGTGCGGCGACTTCCTGTTCAGCGGCCACACAGTCATGCTCACGCTGTCCTACCTCTTCATCAAAGAGT actCTCCCCGGTGGATGCGCTGGTACCATTGGCTGTGCTGGTTGCTAAGCGCCTCGGGAATcatctgcatcctgattggccaCGAGCACTACAGCATCGACGTGGTGATCGGCTACTTTGCCACCACCAGGATCTTCTGGTGGTACCACACCATGGCCAACACACAC GCGCTGCGTCGGGCCCCCAACAACTTCCTGTCGAGGACCTGGTGGAACCCTGTCTTCAACTTCCTGGAGAAGAACGTCCAGAGCAGCGTGCCCGTCGCCTTCTCCTGGCCCGTCGCCCTGCCCACGTCCTGCACGCGGCGCTACCGCatggtggagggggggagggacgaatga